A part of Sulfurimonas sp. HSL-1716 genomic DNA contains:
- the ffh gene encoding signal recognition particle protein, with amino-acid sequence MFETLTDSFTSAIKKIRFHDDEKSLTKATGELKKALLKADVNHKVVKELIQDVELKTKAKGIGKDQFLEALRETLYSILEVGGKKGFVFAPNPPTIILMTGLQGSGKTTTTGKLALYLKNKKKKVLVVAADLQRLAAVEQLRQITSKIEVELYEDEANKNPVEVVKAALKYANTKLFDVVLIDTAGRLAIDEELMSELKEVKEVANPDEIFYVADSLTGQDSVRTAISFKEQIGIDGVILSKYDGDSKGGVALGLSSQVQVPLRFIGSGEKMEDIEVFIPERIVNRLMGLGDIEGLAEKTANIIDEKQAKAMTKKIKKGQFNFNDFLEQMESMKKMGSMKSLIGMIPGMSGMAGALKDFDLDNSKELKQIKAMVSSMTPKEREDPDLLNNSRKQRIAQGCGLSQPEVNRVLKQFKNAGKMAKKFSGKKGMQDLQNMMSQMGGGGLNALRR; translated from the coding sequence ATGTTTGAAACATTGACCGACTCGTTTACATCTGCAATAAAAAAGATACGTTTTCATGACGATGAAAAATCTTTGACAAAAGCGACGGGCGAACTTAAAAAAGCGCTTTTGAAAGCCGATGTGAATCATAAAGTCGTAAAAGAACTGATACAAGATGTAGAGCTGAAAACAAAAGCCAAAGGTATCGGTAAAGACCAGTTTCTCGAAGCTTTAAGAGAGACTCTCTACTCCATCTTGGAAGTCGGAGGCAAAAAAGGTTTCGTCTTTGCACCCAACCCTCCTACTATCATTTTAATGACGGGTCTTCAAGGTTCCGGTAAAACCACGACAACGGGAAAACTGGCACTCTACCTTAAAAACAAAAAGAAAAAAGTCCTAGTCGTCGCAGCGGATTTGCAGCGTCTGGCAGCGGTGGAACAGCTTCGCCAGATAACCTCGAAGATAGAGGTGGAACTTTATGAAGACGAAGCAAATAAAAATCCTGTAGAAGTGGTAAAAGCAGCGCTTAAATATGCAAATACGAAGCTTTTTGACGTTGTGCTTATAGATACGGCGGGGCGTCTGGCGATCGATGAAGAGCTTATGAGCGAACTTAAAGAGGTCAAAGAGGTTGCCAATCCCGATGAGATCTTTTATGTTGCAGATTCTCTTACGGGGCAGGATTCGGTCAGAACAGCTATCAGCTTTAAAGAGCAGATAGGTATCGACGGAGTAATACTGAGCAAATATGACGGTGACTCCAAAGGCGGCGTGGCGCTCGGACTTTCGTCTCAAGTACAGGTTCCGCTTCGTTTTATCGGAAGCGGTGAAAAGATGGAGGATATAGAGGTCTTTATTCCTGAACGTATCGTAAACCGTCTGATGGGTCTTGGAGATATCGAAGGATTGGCCGAGAAAACAGCCAATATCATCGATGAGAAACAAGCCAAAGCGATGACAAAAAAGATTAAAAAAGGTCAGTTCAACTTCAATGACTTTTTAGAGCAGATGGAAAGTATGAAAAAGATGGGAAGCATGAAGTCTCTCATCGGCATGATCCCCGGAATGTCGGGTATGGCCGGAGCGCTCAAAGACTTCGATCTGGATAACTCAAAAGAGCTCAAGCAGATAAAAGCGATGGTCTCATCCATGACGCCAAAAGAGCGTGAAGACCCCGATCTTTTAAACAACTCTCGCAAACAGAGGATCGCGCAAGGGTGCGGACTGAGCCAGCCTGAAGTGAACAGAGTTTTAAAACAGTTTAAAAATGCAGGAAAGATGGCTAAGAAGTTCTCCGGTAAAAAAGGGATGCAGGACCTGCAAAACATGATGAGCCAGATGGGCGGCGGCGGGTTGAACGCTCTTAGAAGATAA
- the rpsP gene encoding 30S ribosomal protein S16, with protein sequence MTTIRLTRMGRNKKPFYRIVVTDSRKRRDGGWIELIGHYNPMNEEKTLKFDAERLDYWLSVGAKMSDRVKKITGK encoded by the coding sequence ATGACAACAATTAGACTTACTCGTATGGGTCGTAACAAAAAACCATTTTACCGTATCGTGGTAACAGACTCTCGTAAACGCAGAGACGGCGGATGGATAGAATTGATCGGACATTATAACCCGATGAACGAAGAAAAAACGCTTAAATTTGATGCAGAACGCCTTGACTACTGGTTAAGTGTCGGTGCAAAAATGAGCGACCGCGTTAAAAAAATCACCGGTAAATAA
- a CDS encoding TolC family protein, with translation MNRILLLLLFPFLLSAHTVSELFDALKSHPQSKSDEISVKKAKAGEEKTYSKLYPEVNLFAKYDNYSLPTGMIPLAPNHMLSLVQNPSHPAQPFSYNIYSTGVSISMPLFVKSIFTMADKAKMMQKSAEAQKKINLIKNEALIVGANANLIYLKALEKALEGKKRSLQETKKTVEIKVGNGRAAASALYMINDRLNQIDIADNDIEIQKRSVIGTIEGLTGIKIDDALAMQKTAEITKNEFGSLQPLRERVKADRLETKAQKEKLYPSLYAHGSYMKSYGESYNTYDSISEEYGNVGVVLNIPIFNMNQYEEISLAKLESAKSEIELQKLSDELSSQARVLQESLPLLENSAKLYKRSIDEKKKLLEIAKLNYTNARLSTEEYLRYEDDVVEQEANLYKTEAKSWQTLMQLAVIYANNIEEIVK, from the coding sequence ATGAACAGGATACTCTTATTACTTCTCTTTCCGTTCTTGCTCAGCGCTCATACCGTCTCTGAACTTTTTGATGCGCTAAAATCGCATCCGCAGTCCAAATCCGACGAGATATCCGTGAAAAAAGCAAAGGCAGGCGAAGAGAAAACCTACTCCAAACTTTATCCGGAAGTAAACCTGTTTGCAAAATATGACAACTATTCGCTTCCTACCGGGATGATCCCGTTGGCTCCCAACCATATGCTCTCTTTGGTACAAAATCCGTCTCATCCTGCGCAGCCGTTTAGTTACAATATCTACTCGACGGGAGTATCGATATCGATGCCTCTTTTTGTCAAATCCATCTTTACCATGGCGGATAAAGCCAAGATGATGCAAAAGAGCGCAGAAGCGCAAAAAAAGATAAACCTTATAAAAAACGAAGCACTCATAGTGGGTGCCAATGCGAATCTGATATATCTAAAAGCACTCGAAAAAGCACTCGAAGGCAAAAAGCGATCGCTGCAAGAAACAAAAAAAACAGTGGAGATAAAAGTCGGTAACGGGCGTGCGGCGGCATCTGCACTTTATATGATAAACGACAGACTAAATCAGATAGATATAGCCGACAACGATATCGAGATCCAAAAAAGATCGGTAATCGGTACGATAGAGGGTCTGACGGGAATCAAGATCGATGATGCCCTGGCGATGCAAAAAACGGCGGAGATCACGAAAAATGAATTTGGATCGCTTCAGCCGCTTCGCGAACGGGTAAAAGCGGACAGATTGGAAACAAAGGCACAAAAAGAGAAGCTCTACCCATCCCTTTATGCACATGGAAGTTATATGAAAAGCTACGGCGAATCGTATAACACCTATGATTCTATAAGTGAAGAGTACGGTAATGTCGGAGTGGTACTCAACATTCCGATATTTAATATGAACCAATACGAGGAGATCTCTTTGGCGAAGCTTGAATCTGCTAAAAGCGAGATCGAGCTGCAAAAACTAAGTGACGAGCTCTCTTCACAAGCAAGGGTGCTGCAAGAATCCCTGCCTCTGCTTGAGAACTCCGCAAAGCTGTATAAGAGAAGCATAGATGAAAAGAAAAAACTTTTAGAAATCGCAAAACTAAACTATACAAATGCAAGGCTTTCAACCGAAGAGTATCTGCGGTATGAGGATGACGTGGTCGAGCAGGAAGCCAATCTTTATAAAACAGAAGCAAAATCATGGCAGACGCTGATGCAGCTGGCCGTCATATACGCAAACAATATCGAGGAGATAGTAAAATGA
- a CDS encoding TetR/AcrR family transcriptional regulator — MSKSQRNAISTKAKIIENSMILFSKNGFDATTVDEIANESEVNKALLYYYFKNKSILYETVMNEVLSSIYAQIIEANKLCTNPVSELEAFIKTYADFADKQPYFPALLLRELSDNGAHLPEKMFSSMRRLFKLLSAILKKGEEEGVFQNVVPMVIHFMIIGTINLLVTTAPLRKKAALINEEIDTCSDCSIDEISNYIFEKIKGILEVKE; from the coding sequence ATGTCAAAATCACAACGTAATGCGATATCAACAAAAGCGAAGATCATTGAAAACTCCATGATCCTGTTCTCAAAAAACGGCTTTGATGCTACGACCGTCGATGAGATAGCAAATGAAAGCGAAGTTAACAAAGCTTTGCTCTATTATTATTTCAAAAACAAATCTATACTGTATGAAACCGTCATGAACGAAGTTCTCTCCTCTATCTATGCTCAAATCATAGAAGCCAATAAACTGTGTACGAATCCGGTTTCCGAGCTGGAGGCTTTTATAAAAACTTATGCGGATTTTGCAGACAAACAGCCCTATTTTCCCGCGCTGCTTTTAAGAGAGCTCAGTGACAACGGAGCACATCTTCCCGAAAAGATGTTCTCAAGTATGAGAAGACTTTTTAAGCTTTTAAGCGCGATACTGAAAAAAGGCGAAGAGGAGGGAGTCTTTCAAAACGTCGTTCCTATGGTTATACATTTTATGATAATCGGAACGATCAACCTGCTAGTAACCACGGCGCCGCTTCGCAAAAAAGCGGCACTGATAAATGAAGAGATCGATACATGCAGCGACTGCTCCATAGATGAGATATCCAATTATATATTTGAAAAGATTAAGGGCATATTGGAGGTTAAAGAATGA
- a CDS encoding efflux RND transporter permease subunit, which translates to MIFEYFYKRPYMLYSLIATFFVMGIIALTTLPKNLFPDANPPEVIVITKVPGATAQVAASTVSKPIEEEISRLGLVTDVSSINVANFSIVKADFGYKKGLNAAAVDVANALSIAKAKLPSGANPAIYTAGDFTLPVDVISLSPKNNNIDLADIRKIADSFIKPYLLSNQEIGNVEVFGGYESSVNIEVDPFKAKRYGVNFETITKSLQALNRDMPLGFIKGDNDFYTVTYYGEKDNIQKLKQLPVLANVKLSDIADISWSYKKRTSGYIGNGKDAIALAIQRAPGGSVLDVSKAARLEMKKLEAQYPNIDFQISDTQRDLIEQANTNMLEALKDAVIYTLLVIMIFLGNFRAIIAAGLSIPMVFFSTMAIIWLSGGELNIVIYTGIILALGMLTDDAVVILENIERHLNEVHEDLKTAVKNGTKEVLNPVFAGTIATIAILFPLMFVGGFPQKIFRPLIETLIIALLVSYFLSVTFIPLLSSWLYKNGTGKTKIEKIFDTFYEKTIGRLVGPYVGILRFSNGKLKILRRMMLSAGVIIVLILSMKNIMPTIGKDAMPPMDTGIIKAQVAFSSNESVESAQAKIRPLIQWIDKQPWVKMSSVAFGTEAGVLSLGSGNTPAEATITINAVNRFDRRQTIWELENIIREKISHLEGVKRDDVYDFGATALSSIKASLDVRLQSSVVEGMADASHKIEKAIQDVRGLTSVSTSWDKDFTEIELDIDENKALSYGITPYQIAMQLPIKGEVVGLNANLESMNTQFVRLYLKGKFSKNIETLRLLPIKTPTAEVPLETLAKIKRHLTFAKIERDKMLYSLDVNGYRAKRPVTHITEDAQAALKKVDLNDIRISQAGDIAQINDSFKRMLKAIGLGIVMLIMTLIAIYRSVRMAFIMIIVLPLSLIGASWSMLIFEKPSCMPSLIGILLLFGIIIKNAVLLIDFYQTYRAEGEGAYESAVESVKVRFRPVMMTAFGTIAGMIPIALEQAVGLERLSPLADVAIGGLLVGTLLTLVYVPMFAYIFDKKKVQGV; encoded by the coding sequence ATGATATTCGAGTATTTTTACAAGCGTCCATATATGCTTTACTCCCTTATAGCAACTTTTTTCGTTATGGGGATCATAGCTTTGACGACCCTGCCGAAAAATCTCTTTCCCGATGCGAACCCTCCCGAGGTGATCGTTATAACAAAGGTTCCGGGAGCTACGGCGCAAGTGGCTGCAAGTACGGTTTCAAAACCGATAGAGGAGGAGATATCGCGTTTGGGTCTGGTAACGGATGTCAGCAGCATCAACGTGGCGAACTTCTCGATCGTAAAAGCTGATTTTGGGTATAAAAAAGGGTTGAACGCCGCTGCAGTAGATGTCGCAAACGCACTTTCCATCGCAAAAGCAAAACTGCCTTCGGGTGCAAATCCGGCGATCTATACTGCCGGAGATTTTACGCTTCCCGTCGATGTCATATCTTTAAGTCCGAAAAATAACAATATAGACCTTGCCGATATCCGAAAGATTGCGGATAGTTTCATAAAACCCTATCTTCTGAGCAATCAGGAGATAGGAAACGTCGAAGTTTTCGGCGGATATGAAAGCTCGGTAAACATAGAAGTGGATCCGTTTAAAGCAAAAAGATACGGCGTGAACTTCGAGACGATAACAAAATCGCTTCAGGCTCTAAACCGTGACATGCCTCTTGGGTTTATAAAAGGGGATAACGATTTTTATACAGTGACCTATTACGGCGAAAAGGACAATATCCAGAAATTAAAGCAGCTGCCCGTTCTTGCCAACGTAAAGCTCAGCGACATAGCGGATATCAGCTGGAGCTATAAAAAACGTACCAGCGGTTACATCGGCAACGGCAAAGATGCGATCGCTCTTGCGATACAGCGTGCTCCTGGCGGAAGTGTATTGGATGTGAGTAAAGCGGCCCGCTTGGAGATGAAAAAGCTAGAAGCACAGTATCCCAATATCGATTTTCAGATAAGCGATACGCAAAGAGACCTTATAGAACAAGCGAATACGAATATGCTTGAGGCTCTAAAAGACGCCGTTATCTATACTTTGTTGGTGATCATGATATTTTTGGGCAACTTTAGAGCCATCATCGCCGCGGGTCTTTCCATACCGATGGTTTTCTTTTCGACGATGGCGATCATATGGCTGAGCGGAGGAGAGCTCAATATCGTCATCTATACCGGTATCATTTTGGCTTTGGGAATGCTCACAGACGATGCCGTCGTCATCCTTGAAAACATAGAGAGACATCTCAACGAAGTGCATGAAGATCTAAAAACTGCCGTCAAGAACGGAACAAAAGAGGTCTTAAATCCTGTGTTTGCAGGAACGATCGCAACAATTGCCATCCTCTTTCCGCTTATGTTCGTCGGCGGATTTCCGCAAAAGATATTCAGGCCTTTGATCGAAACTCTCATCATCGCACTTTTGGTCAGTTATTTTTTATCCGTTACTTTTATACCGCTTCTCTCTTCATGGTTATATAAAAACGGTACGGGCAAGACAAAAATAGAGAAAATATTTGATACGTTTTATGAGAAAACTATCGGAAGGCTTGTAGGACCCTATGTCGGGATACTCCGATTTTCAAACGGAAAATTAAAAATATTACGCCGCATGATGCTGAGTGCGGGTGTCATCATAGTACTGATCCTTAGCATGAAAAATATTATGCCTACCATCGGCAAGGATGCAATGCCGCCGATGGACACGGGGATCATCAAAGCGCAGGTGGCATTTAGTTCAAATGAAAGCGTCGAAAGCGCTCAAGCAAAGATACGACCGCTGATACAATGGATCGACAAACAGCCATGGGTGAAAATGAGCTCGGTCGCATTCGGTACCGAAGCGGGAGTACTCAGTCTTGGCAGCGGCAATACTCCCGCTGAAGCGACTATCACCATTAATGCGGTCAACCGTTTTGACAGACGCCAGACTATCTGGGAGCTTGAAAACATCATACGGGAGAAAATCTCGCACTTAGAAGGCGTTAAAAGAGACGATGTCTATGATTTTGGAGCGACCGCTCTTTCTTCGATAAAAGCGAGTCTGGATGTCAGACTTCAATCTTCCGTCGTAGAAGGAATGGCTGATGCATCGCATAAGATAGAAAAAGCGATACAGGATGTCCGCGGGCTTACTTCCGTCTCGACAAGCTGGGATAAAGATTTTACGGAGATAGAACTGGATATCGATGAGAACAAAGCTCTCAGCTACGGTATAACGCCGTATCAAATAGCGATGCAGCTTCCCATAAAAGGGGAAGTGGTCGGTCTTAACGCGAATCTGGAGTCTATGAACACCCAGTTCGTAAGACTCTATCTCAAAGGAAAATTTTCTAAAAATATCGAAACGTTGAGGCTTCTTCCTATAAAAACACCGACGGCTGAGGTACCTTTGGAAACACTGGCAAAGATAAAACGCCATCTCACCTTTGCGAAGATCGAACGCGACAAGATGCTTTACAGTCTTGATGTAAACGGGTACCGAGCTAAACGCCCGGTGACACACATTACAGAAGACGCCCAGGCAGCTTTGAAAAAAGTGGATCTTAATGACATACGGATAAGCCAGGCGGGAGATATCGCTCAGATCAATGACAGTTTCAAACGTATGCTCAAAGCCATAGGGCTTGGGATAGTCATGCTTATCATGACGCTTATAGCCATCTACCGTTCGGTGAGGATGGCGTTTATCATGATAATCGTTTTGCCGCTTTCTCTTATCGGGGCGTCATGGTCTATGCTGATCTTTGAAAAACCGAGCTGTATGCCCAGCCTGATAGGGATACTTCTGCTGTTTGGGATTATCATAAAAAATGCTGTTTTGCTGATCGATTTTTATCAAACATATCGTGCCGAGGGAGAAGGTGCGTATGAGAGTGCGGTAGAATCGGTAAAAGTAAGGTTCCGCCCGGTCATGATGACGGCGTTTGGGACGATCGCCGGGATGATCCCAATAGCGCTCGAACAAGCAGTGGGACTCGAGCGTTTGAGTCCGCTGGCAGACGTTGCGATAGGAGGGCTTTTGGTGGGTACTCTTTTGACCCTCGTCTATGTCCCGATGTTTGCGTATATATTTGATAAAAAAAAGGTGCAGGGCGTATGA
- the trmD gene encoding tRNA (guanosine(37)-N1)-methyltransferase TrmD — protein sequence MKFTFVTLFSNLIEGYFQDSILSRAIEKQLFTVDFVNPRDFSQNRHNKVDDTAFGGGAGMLMTPQPLYDTLHSIKQEDEDAYIVFVTPVAKSFVQNDAKRLADKKHIVFVSGRYEGIDERVVEEYADEVLSIGDYILTGGELPSLVMCDAIVRNIDGVLGNSESLEVESFESELLEAPSFTKPQIYKEKNVPSEFLKGNHSKIRTLKFALSECKTSFFRPGRHLKHNTRKSYEK from the coding sequence ATGAAGTTTACATTTGTAACACTCTTTTCAAACCTTATTGAAGGATATTTTCAAGATTCCATTCTTTCACGTGCGATCGAAAAACAGCTTTTTACGGTTGATTTTGTAAATCCGAGAGATTTTAGCCAGAACAGGCATAACAAGGTAGATGATACGGCATTCGGCGGCGGTGCGGGAATGTTGATGACCCCTCAGCCTCTTTATGATACGCTGCACAGCATAAAACAGGAGGATGAAGATGCCTACATCGTCTTTGTCACTCCCGTAGCAAAAAGCTTTGTGCAAAACGATGCAAAACGTCTGGCAGACAAAAAACACATAGTTTTTGTAAGCGGCAGATATGAAGGGATCGACGAGAGGGTCGTAGAGGAGTATGCGGACGAGGTCCTCAGCATCGGTGATTACATCCTCACGGGCGGCGAACTGCCTTCGCTTGTCATGTGCGACGCTATCGTTAGAAATATCGACGGAGTGCTTGGAAACAGCGAATCTTTAGAGGTCGAAAGCTTTGAATCCGAGCTCTTGGAAGCCCCATCCTTTACCAAACCGCAAATTTATAAAGAAAAAAATGTCCCATCAGAATTTTTAAAGGGAAATCATAGTAAAATTCGCACACTAAAATTTGCTTTATCAGAATGTAAAACCTCTTTTTTTCGTCCGGGTAGGCATTTGAAGCATAATACAAGGAAATCTTATGAGAAATAA
- a CDS encoding biotin/lipoyl-binding protein has product MNKAIKIALGAAIVAALILAGVKTIKNARARDTAVPQAKIYPIVVSQIVPKITDVRLTLPYLAEVSNDKDVKLSSRISARILSIKSSGSHVHKGDVIVRLDTTAITSSLASVKEQLKAADISLQNLKATHQRTKELLKIQGASVEESQKEQNAIANTEAQIASLRQKEIELDNSLSYATIISPVEGVITKTFDNDGALSMPGKALLSISAKNGFYLMVRVPSELNIKAVLYNGKTYPAMALGSTYAGLAEYKVYVGGSKLTSGDRIEVDAVLYEGKTVLLPFDAVLNKEGKSFVLVIKGSKAVPKEVHILQSAQQGIITQEPLTDEKIVVAKPDILLKLLSGHALKVKE; this is encoded by the coding sequence ATGAATAAAGCGATAAAAATAGCGCTAGGTGCGGCGATCGTCGCGGCACTAATCTTAGCAGGTGTCAAGACGATAAAAAATGCAAGAGCCAGAGATACTGCTGTTCCTCAGGCCAAAATATACCCTATAGTCGTTTCACAGATAGTGCCAAAGATCACGGATGTGAGGCTGACGCTTCCCTACCTTGCAGAAGTCAGTAACGACAAGGATGTAAAACTCTCTTCTCGTATCTCTGCAAGGATATTAAGTATCAAGTCAAGCGGATCGCATGTGCATAAGGGCGATGTCATAGTCAGGCTGGATACGACGGCGATCACAAGCAGTCTTGCAAGTGTAAAAGAGCAGCTAAAAGCAGCGGATATTTCCCTGCAAAATTTAAAAGCGACGCATCAAAGAACAAAGGAGCTTTTAAAGATTCAAGGGGCATCCGTGGAAGAATCGCAAAAAGAGCAAAACGCCATAGCAAACACGGAGGCACAGATCGCTTCACTCAGACAAAAAGAGATAGAGCTTGACAACAGTCTCTCATATGCGACTATCATTTCTCCCGTGGAAGGGGTGATAACTAAGACTTTTGACAATGACGGCGCACTTAGCATGCCGGGCAAAGCACTGCTGTCCATAAGTGCAAAAAACGGTTTTTATCTGATGGTCAGGGTTCCGAGCGAGCTAAATATAAAAGCTGTTTTGTATAACGGTAAAACATATCCTGCTATGGCTCTTGGAAGCACATACGCGGGACTGGCCGAGTATAAGGTCTATGTGGGAGGAAGCAAGCTTACAAGCGGAGACAGAATAGAGGTCGATGCCGTCTTGTATGAGGGCAAAACAGTACTCCTTCCGTTTGACGCCGTTTTAAACAAAGAGGGCAAAAGTTTTGTACTGGTCATCAAAGGCAGTAAAGCCGTGCCTAAGGAGGTTCACATCTTGCAAAGCGCACAGCAGGGGATCATCACACAAGAGCCTTTAACAGATGAAAAGATAGTCGTCGCCAAGCCGGATATCTTGCTGAAACTTCTTAGCGGACATGCTTTAAAAGTAAAGGAATAA
- the rimM gene encoding ribosome maturation factor RimM (Essential for efficient processing of 16S rRNA), translating into MSNLSDKLLHIATIGKTVGLKGDMKLHIKSDFPEQFVKGAKFLISKNRTVEIEEIDLERNLFKIKGVDNPEDAKRYTNEKIYTTYEETRKNIKLEEGQYFYFDIEGCKVYDNGLLLGIVDEVERIGPTDYLSMITDEALVAKQLPKLFLIPYQDHFIVSVDIDKKSIQVSGGLDILENS; encoded by the coding sequence ATGTCGAACCTATCAGATAAACTTCTTCATATCGCGACCATCGGAAAAACGGTGGGACTCAAAGGCGATATGAAACTTCATATAAAAAGTGACTTCCCCGAACAATTTGTTAAAGGCGCGAAGTTTCTCATCAGTAAAAACCGTACCGTCGAGATCGAAGAGATCGATCTGGAACGTAACCTTTTTAAAATAAAAGGCGTCGATAATCCCGAAGATGCGAAACGTTACACGAATGAAAAAATATACACGACCTACGAAGAGACAAGAAAGAACATAAAGCTTGAAGAGGGTCAGTATTTTTATTTTGACATCGAAGGGTGTAAGGTTTATGACAACGGGCTTCTTTTAGGAATCGTGGATGAGGTAGAACGTATAGGTCCTACCGATTATCTTTCTATGATCACTGATGAAGCATTAGTCGCAAAACAGCTGCCGAAATTGTTTTTGATCCCTTACCAGGATCATTTTATCGTCTCCGTAGATATCGATAAAAAGAGTATACAAGTAAGCGGCGGGTTGGATATCTTAGAAAATTCATAA
- the rplS gene encoding 50S ribosomal protein L19, with the protein MRNKYIENFEKAQIAEKNIPDFRAGDTVRLAVTIKEGDKTRVQNYEGVCIAIRGEGTGKTVTVRKIGANGVGIERVFPIYTDSINEITVVRRGRVRRAKLFYLRDLAGKAARIKELRRK; encoded by the coding sequence ATGAGAAATAAGTATATTGAAAATTTTGAAAAAGCACAGATAGCTGAGAAAAACATTCCTGATTTCCGTGCTGGTGATACTGTTCGTTTAGCAGTAACAATTAAAGAGGGTGATAAAACTCGTGTTCAAAATTACGAAGGTGTCTGTATAGCGATTCGTGGTGAAGGAACAGGAAAAACCGTCACTGTCCGTAAAATTGGTGCTAACGGTGTTGGAATCGAGAGAGTTTTCCCAATCTATACAGATAGCATTAATGAGATCACAGTCGTTCGCCGCGGTCGCGTACGTCGTGCAAAACTATTCTATCTTCGCGATCTTGCAGGTAAAGCTGCTCGTATTAAAGAACTTAGAAGAAAATAA
- a CDS encoding RNA pseudouridine synthase, whose amino-acid sequence MEKDKAYKVLAQQEGISNSEAKSLIDRGLVYAGNKKVMIARGDIDVKTKFRVEKVEKIKPIFENDDLIVVDKPAFVNSDEIERQFKGAKLLHRLDRETSGVLMLVKNEEFREKAIREFKKDNVYKEYSAWVDGILVESVDIDKALITEKRNNKAYTKISKKGKPARTEVTPEIVSGKKTKVKCVIHHGRTHQIRAHLRSIDFPIIGDEQYGGRRYKRVMLHARKVTLLGMIFEAPEPTAFKHFES is encoded by the coding sequence ATGGAAAAAGATAAAGCGTATAAAGTATTGGCACAGCAAGAAGGCATCTCAAACAGCGAAGCAAAATCTCTGATAGACAGAGGTCTCGTATACGCGGGCAATAAAAAAGTGATGATCGCCCGCGGAGATATCGACGTAAAGACGAAGTTTAGAGTAGAGAAGGTCGAGAAGATCAAACCTATTTTTGAAAATGACGATCTGATCGTAGTGGACAAACCGGCATTTGTGAACTCCGACGAGATAGAACGTCAATTTAAAGGTGCGAAGCTTCTTCACAGACTTGACCGTGAGACAAGCGGAGTATTGATGCTCGTTAAAAACGAAGAGTTCCGCGAAAAAGCGATAAGAGAGTTCAAAAAAGACAATGTATACAAAGAGTATTCTGCCTGGGTTGACGGTATTTTGGTCGAAAGCGTCGATATAGACAAAGCACTGATCACCGAGAAAAGGAACAATAAAGCATATACGAAAATCTCTAAAAAGGGAAAACCTGCACGTACCGAGGTCACTCCCGAAATAGTGAGTGGTAAAAAGACAAAAGTGAAGTGCGTTATCCATCATGGACGCACGCATCAGATACGCGCGCACCTCAGAAGCATCGATTTTCCGATCATCGGTGATGAGCAGTACGGCGGCAGACGTTACAAGCGTGTGATGCTCCATGCAAGAAAGGTCACACTTTTGGGAATGATTTTCGAAGCGCCTGAACCCACAGCGTTCAAGCACTTTGAATCATAA
- a CDS encoding KH domain-containing protein, which produces MITNFVAEFARLIATYPNEIKVESKESDDLVEIVLFANQVDVGKLIGKEGKMIGAIKTVISGCKAKDGKSYRINVEPIR; this is translated from the coding sequence ATGATAACCAACTTCGTCGCTGAATTTGCCCGTTTGATAGCAACATATCCAAATGAGATTAAAGTGGAGTCAAAAGAGAGCGACGATTTAGTGGAGATCGTACTCTTTGCCAATCAGGTCGATGTCGGCAAACTGATAGGTAAAGAGGGCAAAATGATCGGTGCGATCAAAACAGTGATATCGGGCTGTAAAGCCAAAGACGGCAAGAGTTACCGTATCAATGTCGAACCTATCAGATAA